Part of the Woronichinia naegeliana WA131 genome, CCTTTCCGGTTTGCTCGAAAAGCCGGAGCCAATCCAATCTGGAGCGATCGCTCGCCAGCCCTGTTCTCCCAATAGTTCTAACAAACTAGACCAGGTTAAGCTTTGGGACGGTAAACCATGTAACAGCACCACCGGCGATCGCTCTGCTGCTAACTGAGATGCTGACTCAGAGGACACTTCTCGATAGAACCAGTTTAAATCGGCGATCGCGATCGTATTTTCAGTTATTTTCACAGACCTTTGTTATCCTTAGTGATTAAACAATTTCTAAAATTCTGTCTTAGAATACAGCATCTTTAAGGCACTTGGGTCTGTAATACTCAGGGGAGCCTTTTCCTTACACCGTTCTTCAAGCCCCACAACCAAGGAGATTGAACATGAACGCCTCTGAGCAAGCCAAAGGATTAGAAACCACCAGCAAAATTGCGACGGTAATCCATCTGTTTAAATCCCAGTTTCCCGACGCTAGGCCTGACTTGAAACCCTGGCAAAACGATCCTGACACCCAGGAAATGGTCGATCCCCACTCCATTGATATTGGATTTCATTTGCCTGGCTGGAGTCCTCGTTTCCAAAGTCGTAGTATGCTAGTCCAACTCCGGTTTCATCCCGATCCCATTGACCAATCTCAACATCTCATTGGTATCGAAACGGTTGGCATTAACCACCAAGGTCAGGCCTGGCGATTAGCGACTGTGGATAATTGGCAAATTGTAGGTAAATCTTTACCCGCAGCGGATATTGGCGAAAAATTACGGAGTTTCAATCGCGCTGTCTTTGAACTGTTTAAAGCCCCGATCACCTCTTAAAAGGCCTCTTAAATATTAAACGCTCACACAAAAAGGAGGTGAAGGAGATGAGTATAGATCCCCCGCAGCCTCGTCACAGCCCCAGTTATAGTTACCAGTGGCCAGGCACAAAGTCCTCACTGATAACTCATAAGACTCTGGGGAAATTAGTCTTTACAATCATCGTCTTTATCGCCTGGACATTTGCCGCCATAGACGGTTTGGGTATCCTGGGGATAATAGGTGGTTGCTTTGGCTAGGGTTTCGATTCCCACGACGAGGAGCAACGCGATCGCTAAACTGGTGACTAGGTTACGTTTCATCATTACATCTCCTGAACACATCCTGACACACCGAGACCATAGAGAGGATGATCCTCTACCCTTTCAGCATAGTCAGTCCCCATTGGCATGTCAGTCCCCCAATTCGGTTGGTTTTTCTTGACGAACATGGAAAAAAAGGGAATAAGAGGGAATTATGCTGGTGCGTGTTAAACCCAGTCTTCATCTTCGTCCTCATGCCAATCGGGTGGAGCATTGGAATTGAGTGGCGGGTTAATCACTCGATAGTTGGCATCATAAATTTTTTTGGCCGGTGTTGAAGTTTTTTGCGACGGGGAAGACTCTGGCGATCGCGGCCGGGTTGATCGACTTTGCGGGGGGCGGGGTTCGCGGTAGGTATAGGAATAGATAGTTCCTTCGCGAGTGCTTGTTTTAGGCGGCTGGGAAACCTCAAATTGCTTTAAATCCTCTGAACGCAGACGCGGAGGTGTGGATTCAACGGGACGAGGTTGTTCTAAAGGGCGAGAAATGGGTCTTTCTGTGTAGGACGGGATATCGATAATCGGTTCAGTATCTTCTTTTGCTTCTACTTTCGGTAACGGCGACGACCCTGGACGCTGATCCACTGTCCTTGGTATCTCTGGCAGATCTTCTACCTCCCAATCTTCTGCTTCAGGAATCGGGTTATCCCATTCCCAATCCTTGCCATTGGCCACCGGCGATCGCATTGTTTCTGTTGGGCGAGGGGGCGGCGTAGGCTGAGGCGATCTGGGTGGTTGGGGTGTGGTTTGGGGACGAGGTGATGATCTGACTTGACTGATTTTGGCCGGTTTACCCATCCTATTTAAAATTTGTAAAACAAGGCTAATTAGCACTCCCAGTAGGATAAAGCCAATAACCCAAAGTCCCAGGGGTAGAGAGAGGACAAAGAGAGCCGTTTTGTCACTATTGCCCAAAAAATAGAGTAATACGGGGTCTCGGTTTTGGAGAAAAAAAATCAGTCCTAGCCCCGAAAGAAATAAAACCAGCAGTCCGCGCATAATTTGCCCACTTTTCCCATCTTTGTCACTCTAACACGCTTTTCTATCGGTTCCCTTGACCCACAGGCGATCGCCCTCTGTTAATAGAACTAGTTGATAAATTGTCCCAAAAATCAAAAATCTTGCTTCAGAGATTCTCATTACTGAGATTAAGCTAACTTCATCCCTAAAACCTGGGTATGGGCTCCTCTCGCTTGGGTTACACCAATAGTTCTTTCGGCTGCTTCAATCATGGGACGACGCAAACTAACGACAATAAATTGGGCCTGTTTTGCTTGTTTACAAACCATTTTAGAGAGTTTTTCCACATTAGCTCCATCCAAAAACATATCCACTTCATCAAAGCCATAAAAAGGCGAGGGACGATAACGTTGTAGAGCAAAGATAAAACTCAACGCTGTCAACGATTTTTCCCCTCCAGACATGGAACTTAAACGCTGAACGGGTTTTCCCTTGGGATGGGCTACCAAATTTAAGCCGCCGTTGAAGGGATCTTCGGGATCATCCAATTGTAAATAACCGTCACCATCGGACAATTCAGCAAAAATGGTTTGGAAGTTACTATTGACAGCATCAAAGGCATCTTTAAAGGAACGCTGCCGTAGGGTAGTAAAATTTTCGATTCGCAATAACAACTCAGTTCTTTCGGCTTCAATGGTGGTGATTTTTTCCTTTAACTCTGTCAAACGAGCTTGGGTCTTTTCATGTTCTTCTAGAGCTAACATATTAACTGGTTCCATTGCTTCTAGGCGTTTTTGACCGTTGCGAATTTCTTTTTGTAGCTCTTCTAAAAGCTGGGGATAATTAACCGTTTCGAGATCAACATTTTCCAGTAGGGGAATTTCGGGGAGGGGATTGGGGAGTTCCGTTTGTTGAGTGGCTAATTGTTCCTGAAGATGGTGTAATTGCTCATGACGTTCCTGTTGCGTTGCTTGCAATTTCTCTAATTGCCAGGTGTTTTGTTGCTGTTGATTCTGTAAGGTTCTCAAAACCTGTTCCAGGCGATCGCGTTCTTGTTTGGCCAGTCCCAGGCGATCAGTTAACTGGGCAAATAGGGTTTCCGTGGCTTGAATTTGAAGATTGAGTTGGGTTAACTCCTGAACTAAGCTTTCCTGTTGACGTTGCAGATGGAGAGATTGCCCTTGATTTAGCTCTAGGGATTGTTGGCATTCGGTAATTTTTTCCTCTAAACGGACGGTTTGATTTTGCAAATCTTTAAGCTGAATTTCCCCCTGTTGCAAAGCTTGTTCTGCTGCTTTTAATTCATTTTCTTTACCTCGAATTAAAGTCTGAATATCTTGCCATTCTTGATGAGCATGGGATGTTTCTAAGACCGTTAGTCTTTCCTGCTCCTGTTGTAATTGAGCCGATAATTGGGGAATAGTTTGATTTAAAATAGCAAGACGTTCTTGAAGCGTAGTTAAATCCCCTTGGCCTTGATTAATTTGTTGGGTGAGGGTGGCTTTTTGACTCGTTAAGCGTTCAATATCCCGCTCCAATTGTTGCAGGTAAAGGTGATCTTCTCGATTATTTTGACGAATTTCGGTTAGTTCCTGGGATAATTGTCTAATTTGTTCTCCCCGTTGTAACAACATTTGATCATTACGCATTTGAATTTGATCAATATCTCCTAAACGTTGTCTGAGACTACGCAATTCCTCTGAATCTTCGGTGGCGATCGCTCCAAAACGAATACTAGATCGCCCTGGCCGACTACCTCCCGTCATGGCCCCACTACTTTCTAAAATATCTCCTTCTAAGGTGACAATACGTTGTTTGCCGATCTGAGGACGGGCAGTTTCTAAATTTTCAAAGACGACAGTATTGCCAAAAACGTAGAGAAAAATATCCGCATAACGGCGATCGCACTGCACCAAATTAACCGCTAAATCAATAAAACCCCTGGCATGACGTAAATTGCCTAAATCATTGGGACGCGGGGGACGAATTTTGGTTAAAGGTAAAAAAGTGGCTCGTCCAGCCTTAGATTGCCGCAAAATTTCAATGCCAGCCGCCGCCACGCCATCATCTTCAACCACGATATAACCTAATCTTGCACCAGCAGAAACTTCTAGGGGTAATTGAAATTGGGCTTCTACCTGACCCAGTTGGGCCACTAATCCTAATATGCCAGGTAAATCGGATTGTAAAATTAACTGCGTTGCATAGGTTCCCTGGGCTTCTTGTTGGGCCTGTTTTGTGGCTTCTAATTTATCCAGTTGCCGTTGTTTTTCTCGTTGTTCTTTGTTCAGACGATTTTGGGTTTCCTGAAGCAAACTTTGTTCCTGTTCAGCCAGACTTAATTGTTGCGCTAGGGTTTGAATTTGTTGCTGAATACCCGCAATTTGGGCTGATCGCTGGGCGGCTTCAGTTTCCTTTTGAAGTAGTTCAGGAGTAACTGCCGCTAGGGTTTGACGGGCATCCCTTAAGCTTTGTTCCAGTTGGTGTTGACGTTCCTGTAATTGAGCCTGTGCAGTTCGTTGAGGGGTAAGCTGTTCCTGTAATTGACTAACTTGACGACTCAGGGCGGTTTGTTCCTGTACCCATACCTCAGAAGCGGCGGCGATCGCCTGGGACTGTTCCCGATATTTTTCCACCGTATTTAATAGGTTTTGACGGCTGGCTTGTAATTGGGGTAAGGTCTGGCTTTCAAAGAAACTTTTTTCCTGACTAAGGTGTAAAAATTGCTGTTGTAATTGGTTTAAGGTGTCACGGGTTTGGACAACATCGGTTTGATTTTTTTGACTTAGGTTAGTTAATTCTTGATAACGTTGACTAAGCTGTTGTTGTTTAGCTTTTTGTTGTGCCAATTGGGAAGCAACGGATAATTGTTCTTCTTCTCCTAGTGCCTTAACTTGAGCATTGAAACTATTAAACTCGGCGGTATTTTCGGTAATTTGTTGGGTAATTTGTTGCAAACTCGCTTGCAATTGTTCTGACTCTTTTTCTCCCTGCACTAACTGACCCCTGAGACGGGTTTCCTGTTGTTGCAGCGATCGCCATTTTAAAACGATCTCCCACTGTTGTTTTTGCTGAACTGTTGCCCGTAATTTTTGATATTTTTCTGCCTTAACCCGATCCTCGGTTAAACGAGACAGCGATCGCACTAATTCGGTTTCAATAATGCGACAGCGATCTTCCCGTTCTCTCACCTCTTCTAGGGTTTCCTTGGTTTTCGTAATTTTGCGATCAAATTCTGCTACCCCCGCCATTTCATCAATAATTTCTCGCCGTTCCTTGGCATTCATACTAATAATACGGGTCACATCGCCTTGCAAAACAATGTTGTAACCTTCGGGATAGACACGAAGACGACTCAATTGTTCATGGAGTTGGGTCGCTGTGGAAACCGTTCCATTAATGTAGTAAGTGGAGGAGTAATTGCCGCCCTTGGTAATTTTGAGACGACGGGTGACAGTCCACTCTTCTCGATTGAGAATAATGGTGGGATTTTCTTTGCCCTCAGTTTTATTTTGCTCCTCTAAGCTTTCATTGGCCGCCATCACCATCGACAAAAAAGCCTCATCATCTAAATCGCGAATGTCAAAGGTGACAGACACACTGGCTTCGGAACTGCCCTTTTTACCGCTCTGATTATTATTGACTAAATCCGGCAGGCGATCGGCCCGCATCCCCTTAGAGGTTGCTAATCCGAGACAAAATAGTAGAGCATCTAGAATATTGGATTTACCTGAGCCATTGGGGCCAGAGACGACTGTAAAACCAGGCAAAAAAGGGATGGCTGTTGTACCACCAAAGGATTTAAAATGCGAAAGTTCAATTCGCTTAACGTGAACCATAGGGGTTCAGAATTTAAAGGAGATGCTGATAATCTAGGCTAGGTCTCAGTCTAGCAACATTCAAGGCTATTCAGACTCCTTAAGCAGAATTTGAGTTCCAACGCTCGTTTCTCTATAATGCTTAGTCAGCAAGTTTTTTGATAATAATCTATGCCGATTAAACCCAAGAAACCTAATGTTCTCAAATCATTGATTAACCTGATGGTTCTCCTAGGCATTATTTTGATAGTCGTGGAGTTTAGCCGCAATCGTTTTCCTGCGCTCATAAGCTCTGTGACCAAGCCAGGTTGTGTTATCAAAGGTAATATTTCAGTCAATACAGGCAACAAAAACTATCATTTATTTGGGATGGAGGATTACGAAAACACAATCATTGATCCAATGAAGGGAGAAAAATGGTTTTGTACAGAATCAGAGGAGATCGCTAATGGCTGGAAAAAAGCACCTCGATAACAGCAAGGCTTTGAGAGCTATTTTTATACCTCATTCAGGTAAAACCCATATTCCGTATTAATTAGAAGAAAATAAATAATTTAAAATTTACACGCTATATGCAGGCATCATTAGCCATCACAAAACTAGATATAGACGGAGAAGGAAAGACTATAGTAGTGCGTTTATCGGTGCTTTTGTACTGCATAAAGAGGCGTACTTTTGTTGATCAGCAGATTGTGATTCCTGAAACCGTTGTGGGGAAGCACTTCTGCTAATCTAGACTTTTTCGTATTAATTAAAATTCTTGTTGCTAAGTACGGAATGTGGGGTAAAAACTGCTATATTACGCCTGATGTGAGTTGGAGCATGGAATGGCGTAAACTCGTTTAATTGATGCTTTCTCTAATTAAAGGGGGGGGCTAAAACCCTTGCTGACTACTAGGTTATTTTAACTCACATCAGACGTATTTTTTAACTATGGATTATCGTAATTACATCACAATTG contains:
- a CDS encoding alpha/beta fold hydrolase, whose product is MKITENTIAIADLNWFYREVSSESASQLAAERSPVVLLHGLPSQSLTWSSLLELLGEQGWRAIAPDWIGSGFSSKPERVRPLVDKSCCNQGSTGNPY
- the smc gene encoding chromosome segregation protein SMC — encoded protein: MVHVKRIELSHFKSFGGTTAIPFLPGFTVVSGPNGSGKSNILDALLFCLGLATSKGMRADRLPDLVNNNQSGKKGSSEASVSVTFDIRDLDDEAFLSMVMAANESLEEQNKTEGKENPTIILNREEWTVTRRLKITKGGNYSSTYYINGTVSTATQLHEQLSRLRVYPEGYNIVLQGDVTRIISMNAKERREIIDEMAGVAEFDRKITKTKETLEEVREREDRCRIIETELVRSLSRLTEDRVKAEKYQKLRATVQQKQQWEIVLKWRSLQQQETRLRGQLVQGEKESEQLQASLQQITQQITENTAEFNSFNAQVKALGEEEQLSVASQLAQQKAKQQQLSQRYQELTNLSQKNQTDVVQTRDTLNQLQQQFLHLSQEKSFFESQTLPQLQASRQNLLNTVEKYREQSQAIAAASEVWVQEQTALSRQVSQLQEQLTPQRTAQAQLQERQHQLEQSLRDARQTLAAVTPELLQKETEAAQRSAQIAGIQQQIQTLAQQLSLAEQEQSLLQETQNRLNKEQREKQRQLDKLEATKQAQQEAQGTYATQLILQSDLPGILGLVAQLGQVEAQFQLPLEVSAGARLGYIVVEDDGVAAAGIEILRQSKAGRATFLPLTKIRPPRPNDLGNLRHARGFIDLAVNLVQCDRRYADIFLYVFGNTVVFENLETARPQIGKQRIVTLEGDILESSGAMTGGSRPGRSSIRFGAIATEDSEELRSLRQRLGDIDQIQMRNDQMLLQRGEQIRQLSQELTEIRQNNREDHLYLQQLERDIERLTSQKATLTQQINQGQGDLTTLQERLAILNQTIPQLSAQLQQEQERLTVLETSHAHQEWQDIQTLIRGKENELKAAEQALQQGEIQLKDLQNQTVRLEEKITECQQSLELNQGQSLHLQRQQESLVQELTQLNLQIQATETLFAQLTDRLGLAKQERDRLEQVLRTLQNQQQQNTWQLEKLQATQQERHEQLHHLQEQLATQQTELPNPLPEIPLLENVDLETVNYPQLLEELQKEIRNGQKRLEAMEPVNMLALEEHEKTQARLTELKEKITTIEAERTELLLRIENFTTLRQRSFKDAFDAVNSNFQTIFAELSDGDGYLQLDDPEDPFNGGLNLVAHPKGKPVQRLSSMSGGEKSLTALSFIFALQRYRPSPFYGFDEVDMFLDGANVEKLSKMVCKQAKQAQFIVVSLRRPMIEAAERTIGVTQARGAHTQVLGMKLA